A region of Syngnathoides biaculeatus isolate LvHL_M chromosome 20, ASM1980259v1, whole genome shotgun sequence DNA encodes the following proteins:
- the LOC133493631 gene encoding zinc finger protein 771-like isoform X2, with the protein MVVLVRGEILRTAVSLWPVVFSIFQRGVCLPRKTLSPTVVFRRYTGVYVVEILPRGTGVARPVSRESEELGLRLVDTAVTSLDLYSQISENLKVWEQSVSCHIKEEEEDEEVQHIKEEEFLHLKEEEQEEIIHGPSTGIHLKTEDGQGEERRGAEAPRRNNSSDGECNSRRLQTDSHVDSYEELEGDMTCRTSKKCWKCSQCRKAFASMSSLKRHVKIHTGEKPFSCSDCGQRFTQKRYLKIHTRTHTGEKPFSCSICGQRFTQKGYLKIHRRIHTGEKPFSCSVCGQSFTQKGYLKIHTRTHTGEKPFSCLVCGQRFSLKGTLKRHTRTHTGEKPVSCSICGQRFTQNRCLKIHTRTHTGEKPFSCSICSRTFSIKSSLQRHMRTHTGEKPFSCSVCVQRFSYEYRAQTHKCGGENSSDLGGSNSYVKI; encoded by the exons ATGGTTGTTCTAGTCagaggggagattctgag GACTGCGGTCAGCCTCTGGCCGGTGGTCTTCTCCATCTTCCAGAGAGGGGTGTGTTTGCCACGGAAAACCCTCTCTCCAACTGTGGTCTTTCGTCGGTACACTGGTGTGTACGTCGTGGAGATCCTCCCCCGAGGGACTGGCGTCGCTCGGCCCGTCAGCAGGGAATCGGAGGAGCTTGGACTACGACTGGTGGATACAGCCGTCACGTCCCTGGACCTTTATAGCC AAATCAGTGAAAATCTTAAAGTGTGGGAGCAGTCAGTGTCctgtcacatcaaagaggaagaggaggatgaagaggttcaacacatcaaagaggaagagttTTTACActtgaaagaggaagagcaggaggaaatcaTCCATGGTCCATCCACTGGTATCCATTTGAAGACTGAAGATGGTCAAGGTGAGGAGAGACGAGGGGCGGAGGCTCCAAGAAGAAATAACTCCAGTGATGGAGAGTGCAACAGTAGAAGATTACAAACAGACAGTCATGTTGATAGTTATGAAGAGTTGGAAGGTGATATGACATGTCGCACTTCCAAgaaatgctggaaatgttctcagtgtagGAAAGCTTTTGCTTCTATGAGCAGTTTGAAACGACacgtgaaaatacacacaggtgagaagcctttttcctgctcagattgtggtcaaagattcactcagaagagatatttaaaaatacacaccagaacccacactggtgaaaaacctttttcctgctcaatttgtggtcaaagattcactcagaaaggatatttaaaaatacacagaagaatccacactggtgaaaaacctttttcctgctcggTTTGTGGTCAAAGTTTCACTCAGAAgggatatttaaaaatacacacaagaacccacactggtgaaaaacctttttcctgcttagtttgtggtcaaagattctctctgAAAGGAACCTTAAAAAGACatacaagaacccacactggtgagaaaccagtttcctgttcaatttgtggtcaaagattcactcagaatagatgtttaaaaatacacacaagaacccacactggagagaaacctttttcgtgCTCAATTTGTAGCCGAACATTCTCAATCAAGAGCAGCTTACAAAGACACATGAGAACCCACACCggagagaagcctttttcctgttcagtttgtgttcAAAGATTCAGTTATGAATATCGGGCACAGACACACAAGTGTGGTGGTGAGAATAGCAGTGACCTAGGAGGTTCTAATTCATATGTGAAAATTTAA